The stretch of DNA AGAGTTCCGAAACCCACCGGAGCGACAGCCGCGGCGTCGACGCCCTCGCCGCGCTGGCCGGGCCCGGCCCCTGTTCGGTCGAGCTGTACGAGCTCCCCGAAGGTGCGCTCGAGGAGGTCCACGACACGCCCGGTTTCACGGTGCCGCCCGGCGCGCCCGCCGAGGAGCTCGCCGACGAGCCGGCGCTGGCCGAACGGGCCCGGGAGCGCGCGCCCGACGACGCCGGCAACGCCGACGCGAGCGCCCTCGAATCGTTCCTGGAGAACGAGGAGCGTATCGCCGCGATCCAGGAGGAGGCCCGTGCGGAGGCCGAGCGCCGCGCCGAGGAGTGGGGGCTCGACGGGGAGTTGGACGAGTAGGGTCGTCCCCCGAGGGGTAAAACCGAAGTCCCTGCCCGCCGCCTGAGGAGCCATGCAGTGGCCCCGCGAGATGGAGCGCCAGCGCGTCGCGTGGTGGCTGGCCGGTCTGTTCCTGCTGCTCGTCGTCGGTCGGGTCGCGCTCCACTTCGTGGGGACGTTCGTGTTCGGCCTGTTCGTCTACTACGGCGCGCGACCGATCGCCGAGCGAATCGAGGACGCCGTCGACCACCGCGGCGCCGCGGCGACGCTGACACTGCTGGCGATCGTCGTTCCGGGGCTGGCGCTGCTCGGCTACGTCGGGCTCGTGGCGATCCGGGAGCTGACGATCGCGCTCGATCACGAACTGCTCGCGGCGTTGGGCGCCCGACCGTCGATGCCCGACGCCGTCCGGCAACTGATTCGGGACCCGATGGGGTATCTCACCAGGCTCGACAACTTCGACGTGATCCGGGAGCAGTTGACCGCCGGCCTCCGGCAGCTGGGTGTGCTCACCACCGGGCTCGTCCACCTCACGCTCGCGCTCTCGATGAGCTTCTTCCTCCTGCGGGACGGCGATCGGATCGACGTGTGGTTCCGCGAGGAGATCGGCGGCGACGGGAGCGTCCCCCACGCCTACGTCTCGGCGGTCGACGCCGACCTCCAGACGGTGTACTTTGGCAACGTGATCACCGTCTCCCTGGTGACGGTGTTGGCGGTCGTCGTCTACAACGGCTACAACGCGGTCGTTCCCTCGGCGGTCGCGATCCCGTTCCCGACGCTTTTGGCGCTACTGACCGGCGTTGCGACGTTCGTCCCACTGGTCGTCGGCAAGCTCGTCTACGTCCCGGTGACGGGGTATCTGGGCTGGCTGGCGTCCCAGGACGGCGCCGGACTGTTCTGGGCGCCGCTATCCTTCCTCGTCGTGGCGTTTCTCTTCCTCGACCTGCTGCCGCAAGCGGTGCTGCGGCCGATCATCTCCGGGCGCTCGCTCCACACTGGGCTGGTGCTGTTCGCGTACGTGCTCGGCGCGGCGTACTTCGGCTGGTACGGCCTCTTTCTCGGGCCGCTGCTGGTCGTGCTCGCGGTGCAGTTCCTCAACGTCGTCGTGCCGGAGCTGATCCACGGCGACCCACTCTCGCCGGTGCCCTCGGCGGCGCTCGGGCTGGGGCACGATCCGGAGGACGGCGTCGACAGCGCGGACGCTTCCGGCGACGAATCAGCGGGGAGCGAGGAGGAAGAAGCGGCGGGCGAGGAGAGGGAGTGAGCCGCGGGGAGCCGGGGACCGCGAGTGCAGGCTCAGGCGCGGGTCGGCTCGTGGTCGTGGCCGACGAGGAACGTGACGACGTTCAGCGCCAGCAGCGCACAGAACACCAGCGGCAGGTCCCACACCGCGCCCGTGGCCACGAGCGGGAGGTAGACCAGCGGGAGGGCGACTGCCGACCAGAACGCCGCGGTGCGAACGGGGACGAGCAGCGACGCCGCGGCCGACAACGCCGACCGCGGGAGTTTTTCGCCGGCGATCTGCGCCGACGTGGAGGGTTCGGAGGTGGACATGGTGACTCTACTCCACTCAAGGATCGGGGACCACGTATAAGGGTGAGTTCGTGCCCGACGGTTCGTGCCGTTTCACGTCGAGCACGAGGAGCCGGGCGACGTTTTACGAATCCTTTAGATCGGTTTAAACAGTTTATAATCCGTAGAGCATCCCGATAGCCGATATACGGTGTAGTGAGCAACAACACCCGTCACTGCCCCGAACGGGTGGTTCGAGACGGGAGTTTGGCGCTCACGACCGTCGCCCGCGGAGATCGGACGACCCGGCAGCCCGGGTGGTCCACCCGGAGGCTTTTGCGCTCCGGGAGCGACTCGGGAGTCATGCCGACCGAACTTCCGGACGCCGAGTACCGCTCCAGACTCCGCGAGATACGGGGGAAGCTCGCGAACACCGACGCCGACGCCGCCGTCTGGTTCGCCGCGACGAGCATCCACTACGTCTCCGGGTTCGAGCACGTCCAGACCGAGCGCCCGGTCTGTCTGGCGGTCACCGACGAGCGCATCGAGATCGTCGTCCCGCGGCTGGAGGTCGAGCGCGTCGAGGAAGTCGACCGGATCGACGCCGTGCATCACTACTTCGACTACCCGCAGGGGCGGCCGATCGAGACGGTCGCCGAGATGCTCGATGGGCTCGGGGCCGAGAAAGTGCTCGCCGACAGCGACGGCGCGCCGGGCGTGATGGGGTACGAGGGTCCCGCGCTCTCGGCGTTCGTCGACGTGGAGACCCAATCGTGGGTGTCACGGATGCGCTGGGAGAAGACCGACGCCGAGATCGACCTGATTCGGGAGTCCGCGAAGTGGGGGAACCTCGCCCACCGCTACCTCGCGGAGTACACCGAGCCCGGCGCCCACCCCGCGACCGTCTCCCAGCGGGCGTCGACGGAGGCCTCACGGGCGATGCTCGACACGCTGGGCGATCAGTTCGTCGAGAACGTCCGGGGCGACGGCCCGGCCCACGCGGGCTACATCTCCGCCCACGAGACCGCGCTTCCACACGGTCACACGCCTAACAAACGACTCGAACGCGGCGACGTGCTGATCACCGGCGCGTCCGCGAACGTCGACGGCTACGGCTCCGAACTCGAACGAACGATGTTCGTCGGCGAGGTCAGCGACGAACAGGAGCACTACTTCGAACTGATGCTCGAAGCGCAGGACATCGCGATCGACGCGCTGGGGCCCGGGGTCCCGCTCTCGCACGTCGACGAGCAGGTGTGGGAGTTCTACGAGGAGCAGGGGATCACCGACCTCGCCCAGCACCACGTCGGCCACAACATCGGCCTCGGGGGACACGAGCCGCCGTACATCGATCAGGGCTGGGGCGGGTACGACCACGTCGACGACACCGACAGCGAAATGCAGCCGGGGCAGGTGTACACGATCGAGCCGGGGATCTACACCGACGACGAGGGGTATCGCCACTCCGACACCATCGCGATCACCGAAAGCGGCGTGGAGTGGCTGACGTACTACCCACGGGATCTGGACTCGAACGTGATTACGGCGTAGTCGGCGGTCGGCTTCTTCGCTGGGGCCGTGGGTGTGGGGCTCGGTGTTTCTGTCGCGAACGCGGTCTGCGGTTTCGGTGTTTCCACCGCGAACAGCAACAGCAGCTCGATCGTTGGCACCTTGTGACTGCACCGCCCCGCACAGCCCTCGAACCTCCCCAGCCGACTCACTCGCTCACGTTCGTTCGCTCGTTCGTCCTCCGAGAGAGCAAGCTCTCTCGTGCCCTCGTTCGCTCCGCTCACGAGGACCTCGCGCTCGGCTCGCGCACGGAGGCGCGACCGTTTCGCGCCGACCGCGGCAGCGGTGCGGTAGCGGTGGACGCCTCGCCGGCGCCACGGTGGCGCCGGCGGGGGGAGGGGTGGGGACTCCGTGCTGCGCCGAACCTCGTGTTCGGCGCCCTGCGGTCACAAGTGGTCAACGATCGAGCTGCTGTCGCTGTTCCTATTCACACCGTTTCTCCTGGAGCTACTGGTGCAGTCGTAGTGACCGATGAATCGCTCCTGACAGCCACCAGAAAATCAACAGAACCCAGTTCCAACGCCAGCGAATCCGCAGTATCGGCGCCCCTCACCCGGTATCGAACCCACTAAGGCGGAAACGGACGATCACCGAGTAATGAGTCTCACGCTCGGCGACGCCAGCGCGGCCCCCGGGGAGACCGCCACCGGGCGGCTCCGAGTTGGCGAACGCCGCGACGGGAGCCCCGTCTCCCTGCCGGTCTGTGTGGTCAACGGTGCCGACGACGGCGACACGCTGTACCTGCAGGCGGTGTCCGATGGCGACGAACTCAACGGCCTCGGCGTCCTGACCCGCGTGGTCCCCCGACTCGACCCCGCCGAGCTCTCGGGGGCGGTGCTGATCGTCGGCATCGTCAACAGCCACGCCTTCGAGGTCGCCGAACACCGCAACCCAATCGACGACACGAAGATGAACCGGGCCTACCCCGGCGACGAGGAGGGGACGAGCTCGGAACGCATCGCGGCGGCCACCTTCGACGCCGCGACGCGGGCAGACTACGTGCTCGACCTCCACCAGGGCTCGACCTCGCGGATGCTCAACGAGGCCCGGGTGCGGTGTGGGCGCCACCACCGCCTCCACGGCGACTGCCTCGAACTCGCGAAGGCGTTCGGGACCGGTCACGTGCTCGACCAGAAGGGCCCGGACGGCCAGCTCGCCCGTGCGGCGCCGGACGAAGGGATTCCCACGATCGACCCGGAGCTCGGCGGCTGCGTGGGTTGGGACGAGGAGAGCATCCAGTACGGCGTCGAAGGGGTGTTCAACGTCCTCCGGCACTACGGCTTCCTCGACGGCGAGGCGTCGATGGCGAAGCAGACCCGCGCCGCGGGGTTCGATCAGTACCGCTCCTCGTCGGGCGGACTGGTCCGTTTCCGCGCCGAACTGGGCGAGGAGATCCACCCCGGCGATACGCTGTTCGACGTGATCGACCCGTTCGGCCAGCTCACGAGCCGCGTGACCGCCGACAGCGAGGGGATCTTCTGGCGCTCCCGCCGACTCCCCCAGGTCGCGACCGGGGAGTACGTCTGCTCGGTCGCGACGGGGATCGACTCGTACTGACGATGACCGATCCCACCTCTCTCGTCTGTCCGTCCTGTGGCGCCGAGTACGAGGACCGCTGGCGCTGTACGTGCGGCCACCCGCTGGAGTTCGCCCGCCAGCCCCGCCCCGACGGTCCCGCGCCCGACCCTGCGGCGTTCGACACGCGCGATGGGCTGTGGGCGTTCGCCGACTTCCTGCCCGTCGAGAAGCGCGTGAGCCTCGGCGAAGGGATGACGCCGCTCCAGCACGCCCCCGACTGGGACGCCGAGTTCAAACTGGAGTACGTGTTCCCAACCGGCTCGTTCAAGGACCGTGGGGCGACGGCGACGCTCTCGCGGGCGCTCGAACTCGGCGTCGATCGCGTCGTCGAGGACTCCTCGGGCAACGCCGGCGCCGCGATCGCCACCTACGCCGCCCGGGCCGGGATCGACGCCGAGATCTACGTCCCGGCGTCGGTGAAAGCGAGCAAGCTCCGGGCGATCGAGGCCGCCGGCGCAACGCCGGTCCGCGTGGAGGGCTCCCGGGAGGACGTGACCGACGCGTGTGTGGAGGCGGCCGTCAGCGAGGACGCGGAGGCCTGGTACGCCTCCCACGCGTGGAACCCCGCCTTCTTCGCCGGGACGGCGACGTTCGCCTACGAGACGGCGCTCCAGCGCGACTGGGAAGCGCCCGACGCGGTGGTCACGCCGCTGGGCCACGGCACACTGTTCCTCGGCGCCTACCGCGGCTTCCGCGCTCTGAAAGAAGCGGGCTGGATCGACGATGTCCCGCGAATGTACGGCGCGCAGGCCGCGGGGTACGCGCCGATCGCCGCCGAACTGCACGGCGAGGCCGCCAGCTCGAACGACGTGGCCGACGGGATCCAGATCCGCGATCCGGTGCAGAAAGACGCGGTTCTGAATGCCATCGAGGCCACCGGCGGCGACGCGATCGCGCTCTCGGAGGCGCCGGTCGCCGACGAACTCGATCGACTCCACACGGCCGGCTTCTACACGGAACCCACGTGTGCGGTCGCGCCCGCGGCGCTCGCGGAACTGCGCGACCGCGGCGAAATCGGGGAGTCGGAAGACGTGGTCGTCCCCTTGACCGGGAGCGGGCTGAAGAGCTAGCGGGCCGCGCCGAACCGCTTTTGCCGGCGCCAGTGGATCCCCGGACGATGGTCGCCGTCAATCCGAACTACTGTCCGACCTGCGGCACCGCCCTCCGTTCCCGATCGTTCGAAGGCCTTGAACGCCGCTTCTGTCCCGACTGTGAGCAGTTCGTCTGGCGCAACCCCGTCCCGACCGCTGGAGTGGCCGTCCGCGACGGGAACGAGATCCTGTTGGTCCGTCGTGCCGGCGGGCCGAGCGAGGGGTTCTGGACGCTGCCCGGCGGCTACCTCGAAGCGGACGAGCCGGCGCCCGCCGCGGCGGTCCGGGAGCTTCGGGAGGAGGCCGGCGTCGACGCCGACCCCGAGGCGCTCCGACTGCTCGGCACGCATCTCCGGGAACAGGCCGGCGGCGCGGCGTACCGAGACCAGCACGTCCTCCTCGTTCGCTACGTGGTCGACCGCGACCACGTCGAAGGGGAGCCGTCGGCGGGCAGCGACGCCGACGAGGCACGCTTCGTTGCGCGGGGCGCACTCCCCGACCCGATGCGCGAGCACAACCGCCGGTTCGTCGAGCGGGCACTGGCGCGAAAGGAGCCGGGACGGTGACCGACTTTCCGCCAGCTTCTGCCCGTACTGATCGACGACCGTAGGGGCAAAAGCGTGAGGACCGAACCGTTTTCCCCGCGCCCGCGAACCACCGTTCGTGATCGCCGTCGACGCGAACTACTGCCCGCTCTGTGGCGCCCCGGTCGAGCACCGCGAGATCGACGGCCGCGAGCGCGCCTACTGCCCGGACTGCGAGCGCGTGCTCTGGCGGACGGCCGTCCCGGGCGTCGCCGTCGCAGTGGTCGACGGGGACCACGTCTGCTGCATCCGTCGCGGACAGCCACCCGCCGAGGGCGCGTGGGCGCTGCCCGGCGGCCACCCCGAACACGACGAACCGCTGGCCGAGGGGGCTGCACGGGAACTGGCGGAGGAGACCGGGCTCGCAGTCGATCCCGACGATCTGGCGCCGGTCCGGACGCGGCTCTCGACCGGGCCGGAGCGCAACCACGCGTCGGTCCACTTCGCGGTGAGCCGGGAGGCGACGACAGGCGAACCCGTCGCCGGCGACGACGCCGCGGCGGCGGCGTTTCTCACCCCCGAAGCGTACGACGACCGCGAGTCGCTGGCCCACGACCGGGAGACGATGGCGCGGGCGCTGGAGCGCTTCTGACTACGCCGGGAGGCTCACCGCCTAGTCCGAATCAGGGCGGCGAAGCGAGTACTGGAGGGCTGGAGTGGTCACTCGGTGCGTGCGTTCCCGTTCAGGACGTAGTGCGCCGTGTCACTCCGGAACTCCATGCGGAACGACTGTGGCTCGTTCTGCTGGATATCGTCGAACGTCCACACCTCGAACTCGGTCCCGATGAAGTCGTCGGGGTTGACGATACCGAACAGGTCGAACCTGTCGAGGGTCCGTTTCTTCACAGTATCAGTGACCTTCCCCTTGATGTTGTCGGCGATGTCGTTGCCGTCCTGTTCGGTGAACTCGATCTCGTCGTTCGAACTGTTCTCGGCGACCTGTTCCGCGACCTCCCTCACCTTCTTCTCTATCTCGGATTTGAGTTCGGTTCGTAGTTTTCGATACCCCGCTTCTACGGCTTGTGTGCTGGTGTTGTCTTGTTCAAGCAGGACCACGATCAGGGCGGCACGTGCCACCGACTTCGGGTCGGCGTCCGTCTGCGCCCCCGATGCGATCGCCGGTATCACTGGGGACATCCGGTCTCGGAACGTCCCTGTTTCGTCCGGCACGGGGAAGCTGTCCCCGCCGTGGACGTTTCCTTGCCCCAGGTTCCCGTGGGTCCCGTGTCGACCGCCTCCTCGAAGCCTCGCCCCGGCGGCGTCGTAGTTGTTGTTGAGGTACGCCTCCACGACGTCGATGGACTGACCGTCGACGAACAGGGCGAGTGCGAGAACGTACGGCTCGTCCCCGTCCGGGGCGAGGAACCTGTCTTCCTCGTCGGAGTCCCGACAGTCTACCCGCGACAGTTCCAGCGTCACCGGCATCGTCCCCGTCTCCATGGGTGTGCCCGTCTGCAGCTGGGACTCGATCTTGGGGTCGACCCACGCCGCCCAGTCCTGCGTCGACCGTCCCGCGGCGTCGACGCGCAGTTCGAGGAACACCTCCTCGCCCGAGAGGTGGGTCAGGTCGGCTTTCACATCCAACAGTTCTCCGGTGTACCCCTTCTGGCGGCGGAGAACCGGGTTCCATACGTGAGTGCCGTTCTCTCGGTGGTGTTCGAACACCCAAAACTCGGCGCCGTCGCTCGCGCTCGCGCCGTCGAGGAACCCGATCTGGGCGGTGAAGACGGCGTTGTCGGGCGCCGTGACCCACGGGAAGAATCCCTTGATCGTTCCGTTCGGGACCCACTTGGGGTGGGTCCTGAGCGCCGATTTCGAGGACCCGTTCTCCATGGTCACGGTGTCGAAACGGGCGAACCCTCGGTCGTCGCCCGTGCTCCCGTTCCACGGGATCTCGTTGCTGTCGCGAGTGTTGTGGTCGTCTACGAGCTGTCCCGTCACCCAGCGCGCTCCGTCAGCCGTGTTCGTGAGATCTATGGCCATTTTCGGCTCCGACATGTCGACTGACCAGTGTTTCTCCCGTTCCGCCGTATCGAACCATCGCCGACATGTCGTCAGTAAATATAATATTCATAATGTAATAATCTTTTGCTACATATATCCATAGAGTAATTTTACACGTAGTTATATAACGTGTCTGCTAAGTCGAGCCCCGATACGCACCGTGGTTTCACCACGCCTGTCGAAACCGATCACGCGTGGGGACTTCGGCGGTGCACGTTCGGGGACCACACTGGACGACCGACACCGGTCCAGTTCCTACCGTTCCGGATGGGTCGGCGCGTCGAAGCCGCCGCGGACCAGCGGCTTGGCGACGTGCCGGCGGGCACACGGCGGCACCTCGTACCAGCCAAGTTCGAGGTCACGCTCCACGTCGAC from Halolamina sediminis encodes:
- a CDS encoding succinylglutamate desuccinylase/aspartoacylase family protein, producing the protein MSLTLGDASAAPGETATGRLRVGERRDGSPVSLPVCVVNGADDGDTLYLQAVSDGDELNGLGVLTRVVPRLDPAELSGAVLIVGIVNSHAFEVAEHRNPIDDTKMNRAYPGDEEGTSSERIAAATFDAATRADYVLDLHQGSTSRMLNEARVRCGRHHRLHGDCLELAKAFGTGHVLDQKGPDGQLARAAPDEGIPTIDPELGGCVGWDEESIQYGVEGVFNVLRHYGFLDGEASMAKQTRAAGFDQYRSSSGGLVRFRAELGEEIHPGDTLFDVIDPFGQLTSRVTADSEGIFWRSRRLPQVATGEYVCSVATGIDSY
- a CDS encoding NUDIX domain-containing protein, which produces MVAVNPNYCPTCGTALRSRSFEGLERRFCPDCEQFVWRNPVPTAGVAVRDGNEILLVRRAGGPSEGFWTLPGGYLEADEPAPAAAVRELREEAGVDADPEALRLLGTHLREQAGGAAYRDQHVLLVRYVVDRDHVEGEPSAGSDADEARFVARGALPDPMREHNRRFVERALARKEPGR
- a CDS encoding M24 family metallopeptidase, producing MPTELPDAEYRSRLREIRGKLANTDADAAVWFAATSIHYVSGFEHVQTERPVCLAVTDERIEIVVPRLEVERVEEVDRIDAVHHYFDYPQGRPIETVAEMLDGLGAEKVLADSDGAPGVMGYEGPALSAFVDVETQSWVSRMRWEKTDAEIDLIRESAKWGNLAHRYLAEYTEPGAHPATVSQRASTEASRAMLDTLGDQFVENVRGDGPAHAGYISAHETALPHGHTPNKRLERGDVLITGASANVDGYGSELERTMFVGEVSDEQEHYFELMLEAQDIAIDALGPGVPLSHVDEQVWEFYEEQGITDLAQHHVGHNIGLGGHEPPYIDQGWGGYDHVDDTDSEMQPGQVYTIEPGIYTDDEGYRHSDTIAITESGVEWLTYYPRDLDSNVITA
- a CDS encoding threonine synthase; its protein translation is MTDPTSLVCPSCGAEYEDRWRCTCGHPLEFARQPRPDGPAPDPAAFDTRDGLWAFADFLPVEKRVSLGEGMTPLQHAPDWDAEFKLEYVFPTGSFKDRGATATLSRALELGVDRVVEDSSGNAGAAIATYAARAGIDAEIYVPASVKASKLRAIEAAGATPVRVEGSREDVTDACVEAAVSEDAEAWYASHAWNPAFFAGTATFAYETALQRDWEAPDAVVTPLGHGTLFLGAYRGFRALKEAGWIDDVPRMYGAQAAGYAPIAAELHGEAASSNDVADGIQIRDPVQKDAVLNAIEATGGDAIALSEAPVADELDRLHTAGFYTEPTCAVAPAALAELRDRGEIGESEDVVVPLTGSGLKS
- a CDS encoding AI-2E family transporter, whose protein sequence is MQWPREMERQRVAWWLAGLFLLLVVGRVALHFVGTFVFGLFVYYGARPIAERIEDAVDHRGAAATLTLLAIVVPGLALLGYVGLVAIRELTIALDHELLAALGARPSMPDAVRQLIRDPMGYLTRLDNFDVIREQLTAGLRQLGVLTTGLVHLTLALSMSFFLLRDGDRIDVWFREEIGGDGSVPHAYVSAVDADLQTVYFGNVITVSLVTVLAVVVYNGYNAVVPSAVAIPFPTLLALLTGVATFVPLVVGKLVYVPVTGYLGWLASQDGAGLFWAPLSFLVVAFLFLDLLPQAVLRPIISGRSLHTGLVLFAYVLGAAYFGWYGLFLGPLLVVLAVQFLNVVVPELIHGDPLSPVPSAALGLGHDPEDGVDSADASGDESAGSEEEEAAGEERE
- a CDS encoding NUDIX domain-containing protein; translation: MIAVDANYCPLCGAPVEHREIDGRERAYCPDCERVLWRTAVPGVAVAVVDGDHVCCIRRGQPPAEGAWALPGGHPEHDEPLAEGAARELAEETGLAVDPDDLAPVRTRLSTGPERNHASVHFAVSREATTGEPVAGDDAAAAAFLTPEAYDDRESLAHDRETMARALERF